One genomic window of Proteus sp. ZN5 includes the following:
- the mazF gene encoding endoribonuclease MazF, whose protein sequence is MVSRYVPDSGDLIWIDFDPVEGHEQGGHRPAVVLSPFAYNNKVGLLLCVPCTTKGKGYPFECELSNERDSYALADQVTCVDWRARKVTKKGKVEASELAEIKAKAKALIG, encoded by the coding sequence ATGGTATCTCGATACGTTCCTGATTCTGGCGATTTGATTTGGATTGACTTTGATCCAGTTGAAGGACATGAGCAGGGCGGTCATCGTCCAGCAGTTGTCCTCAGCCCATTTGCATACAATAATAAAGTAGGGCTCTTATTATGCGTACCATGTACAACTAAGGGCAAAGGCTATCCATTTGAATGCGAACTCTCGAACGAAAGAGACAGCTACGCATTAGCGGATCAAGTTACATGTGTTGACTGGAGAGCTCGTAAGGTTACTAAAAAGGGCAAAGTGGAGGCATCAGAACTGGCAGAGATAAAAGCTAAAGCAAAGGCGTTAATAGGTTAG
- a CDS encoding Hok/Gef family protein yields the protein MSKFALIGLIAVCITVLCFSLLMRDRLCSLNFTSGGTVVQATLSCDK from the coding sequence ATGAGCAAATTTGCCCTGATTGGGCTGATTGCTGTGTGCATCACAGTTCTGTGCTTCTCATTGTTAATGCGTGATCGCTTATGTTCACTAAATTTCACAAGCGGAGGCACAGTGGTTCAAGCTACGCTATCTTGTGATAAGTAA